One genomic region from Prochlorococcus marinus CUG1433 encodes:
- a CDS encoding penicillin-binding protein 2: MRKYKKIVRLIPLDQRRFKFIYIFSLLLILCLFGRLIKLQVFNASDLQRKARLIHSSKTNSLKKRRSIVDRNNRIIAYDKPLYKLWAHPKYFNFPGDSINGVRSIDEVAKKLSPILDIKEEILLRKFNNKMSGVKLLDKIPEEKAKKIANLKISGLDLFKYSQRYYPQGELYSNLVGFVNDENKGSAGLELHLDNQIKVLNKSNFIKRGGDGTPLPDNSAPGDFVSDYKNLGLTIDSKLQKASFYALSKQVSKWKAKKGFAIVMDVNNGQILSLVSVPSYDPNKFWQYDSELFRGWYSQDLFEPGSTFKPINLALALEEKVIHKDGFVKDIGKIKVGGWTLSNWDKKGNGYIDYPRVLQVSSNVGMVKIMQNLDPTIYWDWLNNLGINKNLETDLYESTAGQLKGKDLFINQLIEPAVASFGKGFSISPLKLVQLHASLANGGFEVTPHVTSTFKGRINDTLKKQYFSHEVSKTVLEWMESVVEKGSGAGVKIDGYRIAGKTGTSQKALNGSYTSKKVCSFVATLPVNDPKYVVLVIVDEPSKSYAYGSTVAVPVAKEIIESLIVIEKIPPKIKDHEMIVKKP, translated from the coding sequence ATGAGAAAATACAAAAAAATTGTTCGTTTAATACCTCTTGATCAAAGGCGATTTAAATTTATCTATATTTTTAGCTTACTTTTAATATTATGTTTATTTGGTAGGTTAATTAAATTGCAAGTCTTTAATGCTTCTGATTTGCAAAGAAAAGCGAGATTAATACATTCTTCTAAAACTAACTCCTTGAAAAAACGGAGATCTATTGTGGATAGAAATAATAGAATAATTGCTTATGATAAACCACTCTATAAATTATGGGCCCATCCAAAATACTTTAATTTTCCTGGTGATTCAATTAACGGAGTTCGTAGTATTGATGAAGTCGCAAAAAAATTGTCACCTATTTTGGATATTAAAGAAGAAATACTTTTGAGGAAATTCAATAATAAAATGAGCGGTGTTAAGCTTTTGGATAAAATTCCTGAAGAAAAAGCAAAAAAGATTGCAAACCTTAAAATAAGTGGGCTTGATTTGTTTAAATATTCACAAAGATATTATCCACAAGGTGAGCTTTATTCTAATCTTGTGGGTTTTGTTAATGATGAGAATAAAGGGTCAGCAGGTTTGGAGCTGCATTTAGATAATCAAATTAAAGTTTTAAATAAGAGCAATTTTATTAAAAGAGGAGGTGATGGAACCCCTCTACCTGATAATTCAGCCCCAGGTGATTTTGTTTCTGACTACAAAAATTTAGGCCTGACAATAGATTCAAAATTACAGAAAGCATCATTTTATGCATTATCAAAGCAAGTTAGCAAATGGAAAGCAAAGAAGGGTTTTGCAATAGTTATGGATGTTAATAATGGACAGATTCTTTCCTTAGTTTCAGTACCTTCATATGATCCGAATAAATTTTGGCAGTATGATTCTGAACTCTTTAGGGGTTGGTATTCACAAGATCTATTTGAGCCTGGATCAACTTTTAAGCCTATTAATCTGGCGTTGGCTCTAGAAGAAAAAGTTATCCACAAAGATGGTTTTGTTAAAGATATCGGAAAGATAAAAGTTGGAGGTTGGACACTTTCTAATTGGGATAAAAAAGGAAATGGTTACATTGATTATCCAAGAGTATTGCAGGTTTCAAGTAATGTTGGGATGGTAAAAATAATGCAAAACTTAGATCCTACAATTTATTGGGATTGGCTGAACAACTTAGGTATAAATAAAAATTTAGAAACTGACTTATATGAATCAACTGCTGGTCAACTAAAAGGAAAAGATTTATTTATAAATCAATTAATTGAACCCGCTGTGGCTTCTTTTGGTAAAGGATTCTCAATCTCGCCACTTAAGTTGGTCCAACTTCATGCATCTCTAGCAAATGGTGGTTTTGAAGTAACGCCCCATGTAACATCAACTTTCAAAGGAAGAATAAATGATACTTTAAAAAAGCAATATTTTTCGCACGAGGTCTCCAAAACTGTTCTCGAATGGATGGAAAGCGTAGTTGAGAAAGGTAGTGGAGCAGGAGTGAAAATTGATGGTTATAGAATAGCTGGGAAAACAGGAACTTCTCAAAAAGCATTAAATGGTTCTTATACAAGTAAAAAAGTTTGTAGTTTTGTCGCGACTTTGCCAGTTAATGATCCCAAATATGTTGTTCTTGTGATCGTTGATGAGCCATCAAAATCATATGCATATGGTTCAACTGTTGCGGTGCCAGTTGCTAAAGAAATAATTGAGAGCTTAATAGTAATTGAAAAAATACCTCCTAAGATTAAAGATCACGAGATGATTGTTAAAAAACCCTAA
- a CDS encoding CPBP family intramembrane metalloprotease — MISKNISKTKLSLALVSLVITFFVWQQGLRDSLNRPSVSFDISQKELEIAELAVQSIPENLKKFVLVNEPVDQINKSLSEVPFDELTDRNKLIRIISSESNEPLISKNISKDFDNKNFKLLIDDIEKNSLNNSHAPNFDNFDSYKGDRFLYHLLSKKFDFDDSSLITKSFSNKMFLKILAIRLVPILTILLGSILALKISWNAISSKKFGWKEFKPLDLELIDMVLLIAGGFVVLGEVVSPLFSISLVEFFSKNISNELSQSLKIFFGYLFMAIPPLGIVYYQIKSLNGEFILKRDYFQFNFLPIKYPIIQGIKGWLTITPFVLLISLIMNSLIDNQNGSNPLLEIVLNTNNYLSFFLLFITTTLLAPLFEEIIFRGILLPTLSRDFGIISGIIVSAFIFALAHLSFGEMPPLFVLGLGLGITRIASGSLFSSVIMHSLWNGMTFLNLFLLRT; from the coding sequence ATGATCTCTAAAAATATTTCTAAGACAAAACTGTCTTTAGCTTTAGTTTCTCTCGTCATAACATTTTTTGTATGGCAACAGGGCTTAAGAGATAGTTTAAATAGACCATCCGTTTCATTTGACATAAGTCAAAAAGAGCTTGAAATTGCTGAATTAGCGGTCCAATCAATACCTGAAAATCTTAAAAAGTTTGTTCTCGTAAATGAACCTGTTGATCAAATCAATAAGTCACTCTCTGAGGTCCCATTTGATGAATTAACAGATAGAAATAAATTAATTCGAATAATTTCTTCAGAATCAAATGAACCATTAATATCTAAAAATATATCTAAAGATTTTGATAATAAAAACTTTAAATTACTAATTGATGATATAGAAAAAAATTCTCTTAATAATTCTCATGCCCCAAATTTTGATAATTTTGATTCATATAAAGGAGATAGATTTTTATATCACCTTTTAAGCAAGAAATTTGATTTTGACGATAGTTCATTAATAACGAAATCATTTTCAAACAAAATGTTTTTAAAAATTTTAGCTATTCGATTAGTTCCAATTTTAACAATACTCCTTGGCTCCATTCTGGCTTTAAAAATATCATGGAATGCTATATCTTCGAAAAAATTTGGTTGGAAAGAATTTAAACCTTTAGACTTAGAATTAATAGATATGGTTCTATTAATTGCAGGAGGATTTGTTGTCTTAGGAGAAGTGGTATCACCTTTATTCTCTATAAGTTTAGTTGAATTTTTTTCTAAAAATATATCTAATGAATTGTCTCAATCTCTAAAAATATTCTTTGGATATCTTTTTATGGCTATTCCGCCATTAGGGATAGTTTATTATCAAATTAAATCTTTGAATGGTGAATTTATTTTAAAGAGAGATTATTTTCAGTTCAATTTCTTGCCAATTAAATATCCAATTATTCAGGGAATTAAAGGTTGGTTAACAATTACCCCCTTTGTTTTATTAATTTCTCTAATTATGAATAGTCTGATCGATAATCAGAATGGTAGTAATCCTCTGCTTGAAATTGTTCTTAATACTAATAATTACTTATCATTTTTTCTATTATTTATTACAACTACTTTATTAGCTCCTCTATTTGAGGAGATTATTTTTCGCGGTATTTTACTGCCAACTCTTTCAAGAGATTTTGGAATAATTTCTGGCATTATAGTTTCAGCATTTATCTTTGCATTAGCTCATTTAAGTTTTGGAGAAATGCCGCCATTATTTGTTCTAGGTCTAGGGCTGGGAATCACAAGAATTGCGTCAGGAAGTTTGTTTTCTTCTGTGATTATGCATTCTTTATGGAATGGGATGACCTTCTTAAATTTGTTCTTATTACGTACATAG
- a CDS encoding histidine phosphatase family protein: MTIRLVLVRHGQSSFNAKGLIQGRTDDSFLTDEGYEQALKAGKSLSKINFDKIYSSPLVRAAETAKTINKSFKKEKIIVFDKNLLEVDLSEWSGLKVDEIKKKFPEIYPIWKNDPENLILKRNDDKTYKPIQELFDQATKFIEDIIKIYLDKDDVNILIVGHNAILRCLILLLLGKPKQGFRKIRLENASFSILNISRKDNSYKTQIECLNQTSHLNKNIPIQIGDSRIFLIRHGETNWNKEGRFQGQIDIPLNENGKDQARKTFEYLRNIYFNKAFSSSMNRPYETAQIILQNNKDLKIEKIDALIEISHGLWEGKLETEIREQWSNLLKNWHDKPEEVIMPEGESIKDVSERSVLAFEKICLSQKDNDLTLLVAHDAVNKTLICNILGISYSDIWMIKQGNGGITVIDLFNDPTKPPVISALNITTHLGGIIDSTASGAL; this comes from the coding sequence ATGACTATACGATTAGTTTTAGTTAGACATGGACAAAGCAGTTTCAATGCAAAAGGATTAATTCAAGGGAGAACAGATGATTCTTTTTTAACTGATGAAGGATACGAACAAGCCCTAAAAGCAGGGAAATCGTTATCAAAAATAAACTTTGATAAAATCTATTCATCTCCACTTGTGAGAGCAGCAGAGACCGCAAAAACAATTAACAAAAGCTTCAAAAAAGAAAAAATTATTGTATTCGATAAGAATTTGCTAGAGGTTGACCTAAGTGAATGGTCTGGTCTCAAAGTAGATGAAATAAAAAAGAAATTTCCAGAAATATATCCTATTTGGAAAAATGATCCAGAAAATCTAATTTTAAAAAGAAATGACGATAAAACTTATAAACCAATTCAAGAGTTATTTGACCAAGCAACTAAATTCATAGAAGATATTATTAAAATTTATTTAGATAAAGATGATGTAAATATTTTAATAGTTGGACATAATGCCATTCTTAGATGTTTAATCCTCTTGTTATTAGGAAAGCCTAAGCAAGGTTTTAGGAAAATTAGATTAGAAAATGCTTCATTTTCAATTCTAAATATTTCAAGGAAAGATAACTCTTATAAAACTCAAATTGAGTGTTTAAATCAGACTTCCCATCTTAATAAAAATATTCCAATTCAAATTGGAGATTCAAGAATATTTCTAATAAGACATGGTGAAACCAACTGGAACAAAGAAGGTAGATTCCAAGGCCAAATTGATATCCCTTTAAACGAAAATGGTAAAGATCAAGCAAGAAAGACTTTTGAATATTTGAGAAATATTTATTTTAATAAGGCATTTTCAAGTTCAATGAATAGGCCTTATGAGACTGCACAAATAATTTTGCAAAATAACAAAGATTTAAAAATAGAAAAAATAGATGCACTTATAGAAATTAGCCATGGATTATGGGAGGGTAAACTAGAAACTGAAATTAGAGAACAATGGTCTAATTTACTAAAAAATTGGCATGACAAGCCTGAAGAAGTGATAATGCCTGAAGGCGAATCTATAAAAGATGTATCAGAAAGGTCCGTATTAGCATTTGAAAAAATTTGTTTATCTCAAAAAGATAATGATCTAACTCTTCTAGTCGCTCATGATGCAGTCAACAAAACTCTTATTTGCAATATTCTTGGGATTAGTTATTCAGATATTTGGATGATAAAACAAGGTAATGGCGGTATAACTGTAATTGACCTTTTTAATGATCCTACTAAACCACCTGTGATTAGTGCTCTTAATATCACAACACATCTTGGAGGGATAATTGATTCAACTGCTTCAGGAGCACTTTAA
- the lepB gene encoding signal peptidase I, whose product MHASVKSFLKEWGLLILLTFFVSSCRSFIAEPRYIPSGSMLPGLQINDRLIIEKFSLRNSLPKRGDIVVFKSPYSFDEKLISFRSKPLPKKTYCFFMSFPPISFIPGLRDQACDAYIKRVVALPGEIVSVNTKGEVTINNKLISEPYVAYKCSKSFFNKCGEFENIKVPKDHFLVLGDNRSNSWDGRYWPGSKFIHKKELIGRAYFRFWPLSKIGFFNN is encoded by the coding sequence ATGCATGCTTCTGTTAAAAGTTTTTTAAAAGAATGGGGTCTGCTAATCCTTTTAACTTTTTTTGTTTCTTCTTGTAGATCTTTTATCGCAGAACCTCGTTATATTCCCTCTGGATCTATGCTCCCAGGATTGCAAATAAACGATAGGTTAATAATTGAAAAATTCTCTCTGAGGAACTCTTTGCCAAAAAGGGGCGATATTGTTGTTTTCAAATCTCCTTACTCATTTGATGAAAAACTAATTTCATTTAGATCAAAGCCTTTACCAAAAAAAACATATTGTTTTTTTATGAGTTTTCCTCCAATATCTTTTATTCCTGGTTTGAGGGATCAAGCTTGCGATGCATATATCAAAAGAGTAGTAGCACTACCTGGAGAAATAGTTAGTGTAAATACTAAAGGTGAAGTAACAATAAACAATAAATTAATTTCTGAACCATATGTAGCATATAAATGCTCGAAATCCTTTTTTAATAAATGCGGCGAGTTTGAAAATATCAAAGTTCCAAAAGATCATTTTTTAGTTTTAGGCGATAATAGGTCCAATAGCTGGGATGGAAGATATTGGCCAGGAAGTAAATTTATTCACAAAAAGGAGCTTATCGGAAGAGCTTATTTTAGATTTTGGCCTCTCAGTAAAATTGGCTTTTTTAATAATTAA
- a CDS encoding Spx/MgsR family RNA polymerase-binding regulatory protein: protein MKNIIFYSYSKCSTCRKAANWLDMKDLEYQLIDIVKEPPKLDYLNQALEQYSEDIKRIFNTRGKSFKSINPNIYSLSKEEIIKLLLSDGKLIKRPFLIYEEKVILGFNEIEYAKQFM, encoded by the coding sequence TTGAAAAACATAATTTTTTATAGTTATTCAAAGTGCTCCACTTGCCGAAAAGCGGCAAATTGGCTTGATATGAAAGATCTCGAATACCAATTAATTGATATTGTAAAAGAACCCCCAAAGCTCGATTATTTAAATCAAGCTTTAGAACAATATTCTGAAGATATCAAAAGAATTTTTAATACCAGAGGTAAATCCTTTAAATCGATAAATCCTAATATTTACTCTTTATCAAAGGAAGAAATTATTAAACTTCTCTTAAGTGATGGCAAATTAATAAAAAGACCATTTTTGATATACGAAGAAAAAGTAATATTAGGATTTAACGAAATTGAATATGCTAAACAATTTATGTAA
- a CDS encoding inorganic diphosphatase encodes MDLSSIPPSPMKGIVNIVVEIPAGSRNKYEYCSDAGIMALDRVLHSSVRYPFDYGFIPNTLADDGAPLDAMVIMDEPTFAGCLIKARPIGVLDMHDCGAYDGKLLCVPMANPRQADIVSIKQIAPNQLEDVAEFFRTSKGLDGRTVKIDGWRDFNVVENLLKDCIPMKKKKFKVLKKPSINNVN; translated from the coding sequence ATGGATCTTAGTTCGATACCTCCATCTCCAATGAAGGGAATAGTAAATATAGTTGTTGAAATCCCTGCAGGTAGTAGGAATAAATATGAATATTGTTCTGACGCAGGAATAATGGCATTAGATAGAGTATTGCATTCTTCAGTTAGATATCCTTTTGATTATGGTTTCATTCCAAATACTCTTGCTGATGATGGTGCTCCTCTTGATGCGATGGTGATTATGGATGAGCCGACTTTTGCGGGTTGTCTAATCAAAGCTCGACCAATTGGAGTCTTAGATATGCATGATTGTGGTGCATATGACGGAAAACTTTTATGTGTGCCAATGGCAAATCCTAGACAGGCCGATATTGTAAGTATCAAACAAATTGCTCCTAATCAACTTGAGGATGTTGCTGAATTTTTTAGAACTAGTAAAGGACTTGATGGAAGAACAGTTAAAATTGATGGTTGGAGGGATTTTAATGTAGTCGAAAACTTATTGAAAGATTGTATACCTATGAAAAAGAAAAAATTTAAAGTCCTAAAGAAACCCTCCATTAATAACGTAAATTGA
- a CDS encoding resolvase, which produces MENIDLNISTEEELVGIDEVQKFLNRSRASVYRYTNTDLRNLNPSFNPRKLNPEFRTDQKDPLMFHPNEVARFAKDILRIKEVTVEVFNTPSSAAQNILAQILDELRSIRSLLEKE; this is translated from the coding sequence ATGGAAAATATAGATCTCAATATTTCTACTGAAGAGGAATTAGTTGGAATTGATGAGGTTCAAAAATTTTTAAACCGATCAAGAGCATCTGTTTACAGGTATACAAATACTGATTTAAGAAATCTAAACCCTAGCTTTAATCCAAGAAAATTAAATCCTGAATTTAGGACTGACCAAAAGGATCCTTTGATGTTCCACCCTAACGAGGTAGCAAGATTTGCAAAAGATATATTAAGGATTAAAGAGGTTACTGTAGAAGTATTTAATACACCCTCTTCAGCGGCTCAAAACATTCTGGCTCAAATATTAGATGAATTAAGATCTATTAGGTCCCTATTAGAAAAAGAATAA